From the genome of Triticum aestivum cultivar Chinese Spring chromosome 3B, IWGSC CS RefSeq v2.1, whole genome shotgun sequence, one region includes:
- the LOC123071429 gene encoding fructokinase-like 1, chloroplastic produces MAMAAASPFLLLQPLAPKPHRPLGPLHPSLLRTRLLRCSPNGAAEPEPPKPTPRRGRKKASEPGSSPPKAKATRRKTKKAGQESDSEGEEEPAAKPRARRTKKSPKQEAKQQQGEEDAQAEEPRSAAREEDAGDDGGDGADLPYEWPPLVCCFGAPRWEFVPTVRVSDQQMHPDQYSTWLHLQWEPPEFARSPGSASSNVAIALTRLGGRAAVLGKVGDDDFGHELVYRMNRERVQTRAIRFDGAASTAIARMKVAFRDKEDGEGGTCLVAETVKSSAEDSLHKDEINADVLKEAKMLHFNSEVLLTPSMHGTLFRTIELSKKFGSKIFFDLNLPLPLWRSRDETKEFINRAWREADIIEVSRDELEFLLDHKYYEHKRATPPQYYLDGFHLTRNWPQYYHYTPEEIAPIWHDGIKLLLVTYGTLRIHYYTPKFHGCVVGTEDALITPTTTDRTGSGDAIVAAAIRKLTTCPEMYEDQDTLERELRFAVAAGIISQWTIGAVRGFPTESATQNLKEQVYVPSMW; encoded by the exons atggccatggccgccgcctccccGTTCCTCCTCCTGCAACCTCTAGCCCCCAAGCCCCATCGTCCTCTCGGTCCCCTACACCCCAGCCTCCTCCGGACCCGCCTCCTCCGCTGCTCGCCCAATGGTGCGGCGGAGCCGGAACCTCCTAAACCCACCCCACGCCGCGGGCGGAAGAAGGCGTCGGAGCCGGGCTCGTCGCCGCCGAAGGCGAAGGCGACGAGGCGCAAGACCAAGAAGGCGGGGCAGGAGTCGGACTCGGAGGGCGAGGAGGAGCCGGCTGCGAAGCCGAGGGCCCGTCGGACCAAGAAGTCCCCGAAGCAGGAGGCCAAGCAGCAGCAGGGGGAGGAGGATGCCCAGGCGGAGGAGCCTCGGAGTGCGGCCCGCGAGGAGGACGcgggagacgacggcggcgacggggcggatTTGCCGTACGAGTGGCCGCCGCTGGTATGCTGCTTCGGGGCGCCGCGGTGGGAGTTCGTGCCTACGGTGCGGGTGTCGGACCAGCAGATGCACCCCGACCAGTACTCCACCTGGCTGCACCTGCAGTGGGAGCCGCCCGAGTTCGCGCGCTCGCCCGGGAGCGCCTCCAGCAACGTCGCCATCGCGCTCACGCGGCTCGGCGGCCGCGCCGCGGTGCTCGGCAAGGTCGGCGACGACGACTTCGGCCACGAGCTCGTGTACCGCATGAACCGCGAGCGGGTGCAGACGCGCGCCATCAGGTTTGACGGCGCCGCGTCCACAGCCATCGCCCGGATGAAGGTGGCGTTCCGGGACAAAGAGGACGGCGAGGGCGGGACATGTCTGGTGGCCGAGACGGTGAAGAGCTCTGCCGAGGACTCGCTGCACAAGGACGAGATCAATGCAGATGTGTTGAAAGAG GCCAAAATGTTGCATTTCAATTCAGAAGTACTGCTGACGCCGTCAATGCACGGCACACTCTTCAGAACCATTGAGCTGTCCAAGAAATTTGGGAGCAAAATATTCTTTGATCTCAATTTGCCATTGCCTTTGTGGAGGTCGAGGGACGAGACAAAAGAGTTCATAAATAGGGCATGGAGGGAGGCTGATATCATAGAGGTGTCAAGGGATGAGCTGGAGTTCCTCCTCGATCACAAGTATTACGAACATAAGCGAGCCACCCCGCCTCAGTATTATTTGGATGGGTTCCATCTAACAAGGAACTGGCCACAGTACTACCACTATACCCCTGAAGAAATTGCTCCGATTTGGCATGATGGAATAAAACTCTTGCTGGTGACCTATGGAACACTTCGTATCCACTACTACACACCCAAGTTTCATGGCTGTGTGGTTGGAACGGAGGACGCACTCATAACTCCAACCACAACTGACCGGACGGGTTCTGGTGATGCTATTGTTGCTGCTGCTATTAGGAAGTTGACAACTTGCCCTGAGATGTATGAGGACCAGGATACATTGGAGAGGGAGCTAAGATTTGCTGTTGCTGCTGGTATCATTTCGCAGTGGACTATTGGTGCCGTGCGAGGGTTCCCCACTGAAAGTGCTACCCAGAACTTGAAGGAGCAAGTATATGTGCCTTCTATGTGGTGA